A stretch of Stenotrophomonas indicatrix DNA encodes these proteins:
- a CDS encoding TolC family protein: protein MSILTRRSPRAAGLVVAVLLGLIPAAQVAAQAAPSYDTLLERLDQLPGARVGAALAEAADARADQARALPNPSLSWSAENAWGTGSYGGMGRADTVLTLSQPLEVWGQRGARVRAARAEAQAAALRGSQSRSDVASQLAAIYAQAESALRRYTLAEEALSLTRDDAAAVTAMVKHGREPQLRAVQAQSEVANASAALDEAQAFRDAALARLAGAALLDAPVQTIDNSLLDRAPPAPRGATDVALAVRVAEAEVDAAGRLVDVERKRALPDLSVTAAQTRFREDREQAYTLGVSLSIPLFDRNRGGIRAASAEQRAAEARLDQQRRDSEAERLSAVAGLKAAGSRTRAADESVVAAEEAYRLARIGFDAGRISQLELRSTRSALIAARGTAVDARLSRVGAEIDLARLEGRAPFVEAR, encoded by the coding sequence ATGTCGATCCTGACACGTCGGTCGCCGCGCGCGGCCGGGCTGGTCGTCGCCGTGCTGCTGGGCCTGATCCCCGCCGCACAGGTCGCCGCACAAGCCGCACCTTCGTACGACACCCTGCTTGAACGCCTGGACCAGCTGCCCGGCGCCCGCGTCGGCGCGGCATTGGCCGAGGCGGCCGACGCCCGCGCCGACCAGGCCCGGGCGCTGCCCAATCCATCCCTTTCCTGGTCCGCCGAAAACGCTTGGGGCACAGGCTCCTACGGCGGCATGGGCCGGGCCGACACCGTGCTTACCCTGTCCCAGCCTCTGGAGGTCTGGGGCCAGCGCGGCGCGCGCGTCCGCGCCGCCCGCGCCGAGGCACAGGCCGCTGCCCTGCGGGGTTCGCAGAGCCGCAGCGATGTCGCCAGCCAGTTGGCGGCGATCTACGCACAGGCGGAAAGCGCCCTGCGTCGCTACACGCTGGCCGAAGAAGCGCTGAGCCTCACCCGCGACGATGCGGCGGCGGTCACCGCCATGGTCAAGCATGGCCGCGAGCCGCAGTTGCGTGCCGTGCAGGCACAGAGTGAAGTGGCCAATGCCAGCGCCGCGCTGGATGAGGCGCAGGCCTTCCGCGACGCCGCGCTGGCCCGCCTGGCCGGTGCGGCCCTGCTGGATGCACCGGTGCAGACCATCGACAACAGTCTGCTCGATCGCGCACCGCCAGCACCGCGTGGCGCCACCGATGTGGCTCTGGCCGTGCGTGTGGCCGAAGCCGAAGTTGATGCGGCCGGTCGTCTGGTCGACGTCGAGCGCAAGCGCGCCCTGCCCGACCTCAGCGTTACCGCCGCGCAGACGCGTTTCCGCGAGGACCGCGAACAGGCCTACACGCTCGGCGTCAGTCTCTCGATCCCGTTGTTCGACCGCAATCGTGGTGGCATCCGCGCCGCCAGTGCCGAACAGCGCGCGGCCGAAGCGCGCTTGGACCAGCAGCGGCGCGACAGCGAAGCCGAACGCTTGTCGGCGGTGGCGGGCCTGAAGGCCGCCGGCAGCCGCACCCGCGCCGCCGACGAAAGTGTGGTCGCCGCCGAGGAAGCCTATCGGCTGGCGCGCATCGGCTTCGACGCCGGGCGCATCTCGCAGCTGGAACTGCGCAGCACCCGCAGTGCCCTCATCGCCGCCCGCGGCACCGCCGTGGACGCGCGCCTGTCGCGCGTCGGCGCGGAAATCGATCTCGCCCGCCTCGAAGGGCGCGCACCCTTTGTGGAGGCCCGATGA
- a CDS encoding efflux RND transporter periplasmic adaptor subunit, with amino-acid sequence MNLFRSFPLVGGLLLTALLAGCSGNTQAPAVSEPAGKATADDGHGHAADSTDAKAETGNAADADEGVVQLTPEQIKASGIDVVAVGRGGGGSTRLSGRVEPSIGARASVASTVTGRVERVLVAPGTAVKQNQALAIVVSGEAAVFRANAVAAAAEAEAARLAHGRDKALVEQGVVARQELETSRARSLAAQAQAAAAQAQAAATGSPDSSGRVRITSPVAGIVGNVQVTPGGVVAAGSPVADVADPSMNELVFTAPPALAAQVTPGMTLEVTVPGGSFSATVTGSAADVRQQGGVAVIRAMPVDAALPPAGSPVSAVVVTDGKDGALSVPADAVQNVGGSSAVFVAVQGGFKVQPVLAGRRAGDRIEILGGLNGDERIVGANAFLLKAELAKGEAEHGH; translated from the coding sequence ATGAACCTGTTCCGTTCTTTCCCGCTGGTTGGCGGCTTGTTGCTGACTGCATTGCTGGCCGGTTGTTCTGGTAACACACAGGCCCCGGCAGTCTCGGAGCCCGCCGGCAAGGCAACGGCCGACGATGGCCATGGCCACGCCGCCGACAGCACCGATGCCAAGGCCGAAACCGGCAACGCGGCAGATGCCGATGAAGGCGTGGTGCAGCTGACGCCAGAGCAGATCAAGGCATCCGGCATCGACGTGGTGGCCGTCGGCCGCGGCGGCGGTGGTTCGACGCGGCTGTCCGGCAGGGTGGAACCGTCGATCGGTGCACGTGCCTCGGTCGCTTCCACCGTGACCGGTCGCGTGGAGCGCGTGCTGGTCGCACCGGGCACGGCAGTGAAGCAGAACCAGGCGCTGGCGATCGTGGTCAGTGGCGAGGCGGCGGTGTTCCGCGCCAATGCGGTTGCCGCCGCCGCGGAGGCCGAGGCGGCGCGCTTGGCCCACGGCCGCGACAAGGCGCTGGTCGAACAGGGCGTGGTCGCTCGCCAGGAACTGGAAACCTCACGCGCGCGCTCGCTGGCGGCGCAGGCGCAGGCCGCTGCCGCGCAGGCACAGGCCGCCGCCACCGGTTCGCCCGACAGCAGCGGCCGCGTGCGCATCACCAGCCCGGTGGCCGGCATCGTCGGCAACGTGCAGGTCACGCCCGGCGGCGTGGTGGCGGCCGGCAGCCCAGTGGCCGACGTCGCCGATCCGTCGATGAACGAGCTGGTGTTCACCGCGCCACCGGCGCTGGCCGCGCAGGTCACGCCGGGCATGACGCTGGAAGTGACCGTGCCGGGCGGCAGCTTCAGTGCCACCGTCACCGGTTCGGCCGCCGATGTGCGCCAGCAGGGTGGCGTGGCGGTGATCCGTGCCATGCCGGTGGATGCCGCATTGCCACCGGCCGGTTCGCCGGTGTCGGCGGTGGTGGTCACCGACGGCAAGGACGGCGCGTTGAGCGTGCCGGCTGATGCGGTACAGAACGTCGGCGGCAGCAGCGCGGTATTCGTCGCCGTCCAGGGCGGCTTCAAGGTGCAGCCGGTACTGGCCGGCCGACGTGCCGGTGACCGCATCGAGATTCTCGGCGGCTTGAACGGCGACGAACGCATCGTCGGCGCCAACGCGTTCCTGCTCAAGGCCGAACTGGCCAAGGGCGAAGCCGAGCACGGGCACTGA
- a CDS encoding efflux RND transporter permease subunit → MFKLIIETAVRHRWLVVALAALVAAVGLFQLGKLPIDAVPDITNRQVQINTVAPALTPEQIERQVTYPLETALAGIPGLTTTRSLSRNGFSQVTAIFTDATDIYFARQQVAEHMREAAEALPEGASPMLSPVTTGLGEVLMWTVDFTAFDPAKLAKPGEAGWQAGEVYRTPEGNLLRTPEERATYLRTVQDWIIAPQMRSSPGLAGVDTVGGYVKEYGVHPDSARLAAHGLGLADLVTALQRSNVQAGAGFVQRAGEGLVVRADGLALTTDDLAQAPVATRNGVVVRVADVADVGLSRAPRLGAASRNGHEAVLGTALMIAGGNSRTVAQAAATRLQQVNASLPADIVAAPVLDRSVLVNSTIKTVARNLTEGALLVVVVLFLLLGNLRAATITALVIPLSFLFAVIGMNRFGISGNLMSLGALDFGILVDGAVIVIESTLLMLGQRRAELGRALTAMERLRVAADSARKMARPAAFGQLIILLVFAPILTLEGVEGKTFHPMAATFMLALVGAFIFSFTFVPAMAALMVREPKPKEGEAHSDDGQHETKLIRVLRGRIEPIIRQAVARPRAVIAGAALMLLVGIGSFGLLGREFMPTLDEGNVAMQALRVPSTSLEQSLAMQLALEKAIAQQPEVETVFSRTGTAEAAIDPMPTNISDSVIVLKPRADWPDPKLGKEALVARFEELAGQQLGNSFEFSQPIELRFNELISGVRTDLAVMIFGDDFSQLQKVADQVAMKLRAVEGAADVRVEQISGLPTLNVKIDHVAAAQYGLTAADVSDALSTGIGGTAAGKIFEGDRRFDVVVRLDDSARNDPDQLASLPIATPAGVVIPLSSVARISVSEGPNQISRNNGSRRVVVQANVRGRDLGGFVGQAQAAVADVALPPGAYLTWGGQFENLQRAEKRLATVVPVVFLLIGSLLFMALRSGKEAVLVFSCVPLALVGGILALLLRGMPFSVSAAVGFIAVSGVATLNGLVLMQAIRERLDAGDVPMMAAINGASSRIRAVLTTALVAIVGFIPMAIASGSGAEVQKPLATVVIGGLITATVLTLLVLPTFAARVAKVRTAG, encoded by the coding sequence ATGTTCAAGCTCATCATTGAAACCGCGGTACGCCACCGCTGGCTGGTCGTGGCCCTGGCTGCACTCGTTGCCGCCGTGGGCCTGTTCCAGCTCGGCAAGCTGCCGATCGATGCGGTACCGGACATCACCAACCGCCAGGTGCAGATCAACACGGTGGCACCGGCACTGACGCCCGAGCAGATCGAGCGACAGGTGACCTATCCGCTGGAAACCGCGCTGGCCGGCATCCCCGGCCTGACCACCACCCGTTCGCTGTCGCGCAATGGCTTCTCGCAGGTCACCGCGATCTTCACCGATGCCACCGATATCTACTTCGCCCGCCAGCAGGTGGCCGAACACATGCGCGAGGCCGCCGAAGCGCTGCCCGAGGGTGCCTCGCCGATGCTGTCGCCGGTCACCACCGGCCTCGGCGAGGTGTTGATGTGGACGGTGGACTTCACCGCGTTCGACCCTGCGAAGCTGGCCAAGCCCGGTGAAGCCGGCTGGCAGGCCGGCGAGGTCTACCGCACGCCGGAAGGCAACCTGCTGCGCACGCCGGAAGAACGTGCCACCTACCTGCGCACCGTGCAAGACTGGATCATCGCGCCGCAGATGCGCTCCAGCCCCGGGCTGGCGGGCGTGGACACCGTCGGTGGCTACGTGAAGGAATACGGCGTGCATCCGGACAGCGCGCGGTTGGCCGCGCATGGCCTGGGCCTGGCTGATCTGGTGACGGCCCTGCAGCGCTCCAACGTACAGGCCGGTGCCGGCTTCGTGCAGCGCGCCGGCGAAGGCCTGGTGGTGCGTGCCGACGGTCTGGCACTGACCACCGACGATCTGGCACAGGCGCCGGTAGCCACCCGCAACGGCGTGGTGGTGCGGGTGGCCGATGTGGCCGATGTCGGCCTCAGCCGCGCACCGCGCCTGGGTGCGGCCAGCCGCAACGGCCATGAAGCCGTGCTCGGTACCGCGCTGATGATCGCCGGCGGCAACAGCCGCACCGTGGCCCAGGCGGCCGCCACACGGCTGCAGCAGGTGAATGCCTCGCTGCCGGCGGACATCGTGGCCGCGCCGGTGCTGGACCGCAGCGTGCTGGTCAATTCCACCATCAAGACCGTGGCCAGGAACCTCACCGAGGGCGCGCTGCTGGTGGTGGTGGTGCTGTTCCTGCTGCTCGGCAACCTGCGCGCGGCGACGATCACCGCACTGGTGATCCCGCTGTCGTTCCTGTTCGCGGTGATCGGCATGAACCGCTTCGGCATCAGTGGCAACCTGATGAGCCTGGGTGCGCTGGACTTCGGCATCCTGGTGGACGGCGCGGTGATCGTGATCGAGTCGACGCTGCTGATGCTGGGCCAGCGTCGTGCCGAACTGGGCCGCGCGTTGACCGCGATGGAACGCCTGCGCGTAGCCGCCGATTCGGCGCGAAAGATGGCGCGCCCGGCAGCGTTCGGCCAGCTGATCATCCTGCTGGTGTTCGCACCGATCCTCACCCTGGAAGGGGTGGAGGGCAAGACGTTCCACCCGATGGCCGCCACGTTCATGCTGGCCCTGGTGGGTGCCTTCATCTTCTCCTTCACCTTCGTGCCGGCGATGGCCGCGCTGATGGTGCGCGAGCCGAAGCCGAAGGAAGGCGAGGCACACAGTGATGATGGCCAGCACGAAACGAAGCTGATCCGCGTGCTGCGTGGACGCATCGAGCCGATCATCCGCCAAGCCGTCGCGCGGCCGCGCGCAGTGATCGCCGGTGCAGCGTTGATGCTGCTGGTGGGCATTGGTTCGTTCGGCCTGCTCGGCCGCGAGTTCATGCCTACCCTGGATGAAGGCAACGTGGCGATGCAGGCACTGCGCGTCCCGTCTACTTCGCTGGAGCAGTCGCTGGCGATGCAGCTGGCACTGGAGAAGGCCATCGCCCAGCAACCGGAAGTGGAAACGGTGTTCTCGCGTACCGGCACCGCCGAAGCGGCAATCGACCCGATGCCGACCAACATCTCCGACAGCGTGATCGTGCTCAAGCCACGTGCGGACTGGCCCGATCCGAAGCTGGGCAAGGAGGCGCTGGTGGCCCGCTTCGAAGAACTGGCCGGCCAGCAGCTGGGCAACAGCTTCGAGTTCAGCCAGCCGATCGAGCTGCGCTTCAACGAGCTGATTTCCGGCGTACGCACCGACCTGGCAGTGATGATCTTCGGCGATGACTTCAGCCAGCTGCAGAAGGTGGCCGACCAGGTGGCGATGAAGCTGCGCGCGGTGGAGGGCGCGGCCGATGTGCGGGTGGAGCAGATTTCCGGCCTGCCCACGCTCAACGTCAAGATCGACCATGTAGCGGCAGCGCAGTACGGGCTGACCGCCGCCGACGTCAGCGATGCGCTGTCCACCGGCATCGGCGGCACGGCAGCCGGCAAGATCTTCGAGGGCGACCGTCGCTTCGATGTGGTGGTGCGTCTGGATGACAGCGCACGCAACGACCCGGATCAGCTGGCCTCGCTGCCGATCGCCACGCCGGCCGGCGTGGTGATTCCGCTGTCCTCGGTGGCACGCATCAGCGTCAGCGAAGGGCCGAACCAGATCAGCCGCAACAACGGCAGCCGCCGGGTGGTGGTGCAGGCCAATGTGCGCGGCCGCGACCTCGGTGGATTCGTTGGCCAAGCACAGGCCGCCGTGGCCGACGTGGCACTGCCGCCCGGTGCGTACCTGACCTGGGGTGGCCAGTTCGAGAACCTGCAGCGCGCGGAAAAGCGCTTGGCCACGGTGGTGCCAGTGGTATTCCTGCTGATCGGCAGCCTGCTGTTCATGGCCCTGCGCAGCGGCAAGGAAGCGGTGCTGGTGTTCAGCTGCGTACCTCTGGCGCTGGTCGGCGGCATCCTCGCCCTGCTGCTGCGCGGCATGCCGTTCTCGGTGTCGGCCGCGGTGGGCTTCATCGCCGTGTCCGGCGTGGCCACGCTCAACGGCCTGGTGCTGATGCAGGCGATCCGCGAGCGTCTGGACGCAGGTGACGTGCCGATGATGGCCGCGATCAACGGTGCATCCAGCCGTATCCGCGCGGTGCTGACCACCGCACTGGTGGCCATCGTCGGCTTCATTCCGATGGCGATCGCCAGTGGTTCCGGTGCGGAAGTGCAGAAGCCGCTGGCGACGGTGGTGATCGGTGGCTTGATCACCGCCACGGTGCTGACCCTGCTGGTGCTGCCGACCTTCGCCGCGCGCGTGGCGAAGGTGCGGACGGCGGGCTGA
- a CDS encoding DUF885 domain-containing protein translates to MKTRLAVALLIALSAPAVALAAPPTAVAPASVATESPADAAFRALYEKEWKWRQQGGGEASEDEDAPANATRMPDVGPAAQQARLEVWDQTLAALKKIDPKTLSPDNQVNYAIYRDQVFNLAEEVRLRGYEMPFNADSSFWSNLSFMARREMKTVQDYQNYIARLNDVPRYFDQQTGNMRAGLKRGFSVPRAVLDGREVSIATVAELKDPTESPLYAPFKKLPNTVPVAEQAQLQAQARAAISGKVVPAFQQLRTFFVNEYVPQARTTLAAEAMPDGKAYYKQQIHEYTTLDLSPDEIHRIGLDEVARIQKEMNDIIKQVKFKGSFAEFLTFLRTDPQFYAKTPEELLSRAAWISKRADGQLGKYMTLPRARFTIVPVPPDIAPFWTAGRGGMGTYWLNTYNLPSRPLYNLPALTLHESDPGHALQGAIAAEQKNLPEFRRNAYISAYGEGWALYCEKLGVEMGIYETPYEDFGRLTYEMWRATRLVIDTGVHSKGWSREQALAYLRDHTALSEHEVTTEVDRYISWPGQALSYKLGEIAIVRLRAQAEKELGDKFDVKGFHDTLLKQGSVPLPVLEQQIQAYIAERKKA, encoded by the coding sequence GTGAAAACCCGTCTTGCCGTAGCCCTGCTGATTGCCCTGTCTGCCCCTGCCGTGGCGTTGGCCGCGCCGCCCACCGCCGTCGCGCCGGCCAGCGTGGCTACCGAGTCGCCCGCCGATGCCGCCTTCCGCGCGCTGTACGAGAAGGAATGGAAGTGGCGCCAGCAAGGCGGCGGCGAGGCCAGCGAGGACGAAGACGCGCCGGCCAATGCCACCCGCATGCCCGACGTCGGCCCGGCCGCGCAGCAGGCACGCCTGGAGGTATGGGACCAGACCCTGGCCGCGCTGAAGAAGATCGACCCGAAGACCCTTTCGCCCGACAACCAGGTCAACTACGCGATCTACCGCGACCAGGTGTTCAACCTGGCCGAAGAAGTGCGCCTGCGCGGCTACGAGATGCCGTTCAACGCCGATTCCTCGTTCTGGTCCAACCTGTCCTTCATGGCCCGGCGCGAAATGAAGACCGTGCAGGACTACCAGAACTACATCGCGCGCCTGAATGATGTGCCGCGCTACTTCGACCAGCAGACCGGGAACATGCGTGCCGGCCTGAAGCGCGGCTTCAGCGTGCCGCGTGCGGTGCTCGATGGCCGCGAGGTGTCCATCGCCACCGTCGCCGAACTGAAGGACCCGACCGAATCGCCGTTGTACGCGCCGTTCAAGAAGCTGCCCAACACCGTCCCGGTTGCCGAGCAGGCCCAGCTGCAGGCACAGGCCCGCGCGGCGATCAGCGGCAAGGTGGTGCCGGCGTTCCAGCAACTGCGCACCTTCTTCGTCAACGAATACGTGCCACAGGCACGTACCACCCTGGCCGCCGAAGCGATGCCTGACGGCAAGGCGTACTACAAGCAGCAGATCCACGAATACACCACGCTGGACCTGTCGCCGGACGAGATCCACCGCATCGGCCTGGATGAAGTGGCACGCATCCAGAAGGAAATGAATGACATCATCAAGCAGGTGAAGTTCAAGGGCAGCTTTGCCGAGTTCCTGACCTTCCTGCGTACCGACCCGCAGTTCTATGCCAAGACGCCGGAAGAACTGCTGTCGCGCGCCGCATGGATCTCCAAGCGCGCCGATGGCCAGCTCGGCAAGTACATGACATTGCCGCGCGCGCGCTTCACCATCGTGCCGGTGCCGCCGGACATCGCGCCGTTCTGGACCGCCGGCCGTGGTGGCATGGGCACCTACTGGCTCAACACCTACAACCTGCCGTCGCGCCCGCTGTACAACCTGCCAGCGTTGACCCTGCACGAATCCGACCCGGGCCATGCACTGCAGGGTGCCATCGCTGCCGAGCAGAAGAACCTGCCGGAGTTCCGCCGCAATGCCTACATCTCCGCCTATGGCGAAGGTTGGGCGCTGTACTGCGAGAAGCTGGGCGTGGAAATGGGCATCTACGAAACCCCGTACGAGGATTTCGGTCGCCTGACCTACGAGATGTGGCGCGCCACGCGCCTGGTGATCGACACTGGCGTGCACAGCAAGGGCTGGAGCCGCGAGCAGGCGCTGGCCTACCTGCGTGACCACACGGCGCTGAGTGAGCACGAAGTGACCACCGAAGTGGATCGCTACATTTCCTGGCCGGGGCAGGCGTTGAGCTACAAGCTCGGCGAGATCGCCATCGTGCGCCTGCGTGCGCAGGCCGAGAAGGAGCTGGGCGACAAGTTCGACGTCAAGGGCTTCCACGACACGCTGCTGAAGCAGGGTTCGGTGCCGTTGCCGGTGCTGGAGCAGCAGATCCAGGCGTACATTGCCGAGCGCAAGAAGGCCTGA
- a CDS encoding lipid-A-disaccharide synthase N-terminal domain-containing protein, which yields MDLELHWLDQPLTWLYWTGLHVTGWKLIGYTGALMFGGRWLVQFIASKRAGKPVIPRLFWYMSVVGSLMTLSYFLFSAKQDSVGVLQNLFPAFTALYSLQLDIKHRGWKRDKASH from the coding sequence ATGGATCTGGAGCTTCACTGGCTGGACCAGCCGCTGACCTGGTTGTACTGGACCGGCCTGCATGTGACCGGCTGGAAGCTGATCGGCTACACCGGCGCGTTGATGTTCGGTGGCCGCTGGCTGGTCCAGTTCATCGCCTCCAAGCGCGCCGGCAAGCCGGTGATCCCGCGCCTGTTCTGGTACATGAGCGTGGTCGGCAGCCTGATGACGCTGAGCTACTTCCTGTTCTCGGCCAAGCAGGACTCGGTGGGCGTGCTGCAGAACCTGTTCCCGGCGTTCACCGCGTTGTACAGCCTGCAGCTGGACATCAAGCATCGCGGCTGGAAGCGGGACAAGGCCAGTCACTGA
- a CDS encoding glycosyltransferase family 2 protein has product MSQPELSVVVPVFNERDNVAPLVAEITAALRGRLPFEIVYIDDHSRDDTLAVLQGMKATTPELRVLHHVSQSGQSTAVRTGVKHARAPWIATLDGDGQNDPADIPRLLDAREAADAQVKLFAGWRVNRQDSGSKRWASKWANAIRARMLRDDTPDTGCGIKLFERNAFLDLPYFDHMHRYLPALMQRAGWKTTSVPVNHRHRTAGVSKYNNLGRALVGIRDLRGVAWLITRSKRTAVEER; this is encoded by the coding sequence ATGAGCCAACCCGAGCTGTCCGTCGTTGTCCCCGTATTCAACGAGCGCGACAACGTCGCGCCCCTGGTGGCCGAAATCACCGCTGCACTGCGCGGACGGCTGCCGTTCGAGATCGTCTACATCGACGATCATTCGCGCGATGACACCCTGGCCGTGCTGCAGGGCATGAAGGCCACCACGCCGGAGCTGCGCGTGCTGCACCACGTCTCGCAGAGCGGGCAGAGCACCGCGGTACGTACCGGCGTCAAGCACGCGCGTGCGCCGTGGATCGCCACCCTCGACGGTGATGGCCAGAACGATCCGGCCGACATCCCCAGGCTGCTGGACGCCCGTGAAGCGGCCGACGCCCAGGTGAAGCTGTTCGCCGGCTGGCGCGTCAACCGCCAGGACAGCGGCAGCAAGCGCTGGGCCAGCAAGTGGGCCAATGCCATCCGCGCGCGCATGCTGCGCGATGACACCCCCGATACCGGCTGCGGCATCAAGCTGTTCGAGCGCAACGCCTTCCTCGATCTGCCGTACTTCGACCACATGCATCGCTACCTGCCGGCGCTGATGCAGCGTGCCGGCTGGAAGACCACCAGCGTGCCGGTCAACCATCGCCACCGTACGGCCGGCGTGTCCAAGTACAACAACCTAGGCCGCGCGCTGGTCGGCATCCGCGACCTGCGCGGCGTGGCCTGGCTGATCACCCGCAGCAAGCGCACCGCGGTGGAGGAGCGTTGA
- a CDS encoding NAD-dependent epimerase/dehydratase family protein gives MTILLTGAAGFIGAYTARALLDAGQSVVGLDNFNDYYDPQIKRDRVAALCPTLDLRTLDLTDRDGLAALFEEVQPTAVIHLAAQAGVRYSLENPHAYVDSNLVGFVNMLELSRHRGVQHLVYASSSSVYGDSATPPFSEDQRVDQPRSLYAATKAANELMAYTYAQLYGLRATGLRFFTVYGPWGRPDMAPLLFSRAVLAGRSIDVFNEGRMQRDFTHVSDIVAGILGALAHPADGPVPHRVFNLGNHTPVELERFIGVIEQAAGRPAQKVYKPMQPGDMVRTMADTRRAHDAFGYEPVMPIEQGLPPVVQWCREYFADRA, from the coding sequence ATGACCATCCTGCTCACCGGCGCAGCCGGCTTCATCGGTGCCTACACCGCCCGTGCCCTGCTTGATGCGGGCCAGTCGGTGGTCGGCCTGGACAACTTCAACGATTACTACGACCCACAGATCAAGCGCGACCGCGTGGCCGCGCTGTGCCCGACGCTGGATCTGCGCACGCTGGACCTGACCGACCGCGACGGCCTGGCCGCGCTGTTCGAGGAAGTACAGCCGACCGCGGTGATCCACCTGGCTGCGCAGGCCGGCGTGCGCTATTCGCTGGAAAACCCGCACGCCTACGTCGACAGCAACCTGGTCGGCTTCGTCAACATGCTCGAGCTGTCCCGCCACCGGGGCGTGCAGCATCTGGTGTATGCGTCCAGCAGTTCGGTGTACGGCGATTCGGCCACGCCGCCGTTTTCCGAAGACCAGCGCGTGGACCAGCCGCGCTCGCTGTACGCCGCCACCAAGGCCGCCAATGAACTGATGGCCTATACCTACGCACAGCTGTATGGCCTGCGTGCCACCGGCCTGCGCTTCTTCACCGTGTATGGCCCGTGGGGCCGGCCGGACATGGCGCCGCTGCTGTTCTCGCGCGCGGTGCTGGCCGGTCGTTCGATCGATGTGTTCAACGAAGGCCGCATGCAGCGCGATTTCACACATGTCTCCGACATCGTGGCCGGTATTCTCGGCGCCCTCGCGCATCCGGCTGATGGTCCAGTGCCGCACCGGGTGTTCAACCTCGGCAACCACACGCCGGTCGAGCTGGAGCGCTTCATCGGCGTGATCGAGCAGGCCGCCGGTCGCCCCGCGCAGAAGGTCTACAAGCCGATGCAGCCGGGTGACATGGTGCGCACGATGGCCGATACCCGGCGCGCACATGACGCATTTGGCTACGAACCGGTCATGCCGATCGAACAGGGCCTGCCGCCGGTGGTGCAGTGGTGCCGCGAGTATTTTGCTGATCGCGCCTGA
- a CDS encoding suppressor of fused domain protein: MTIEVDDVSPGGSPILVHSREKDFTPAQGESHIEEISAHIERHLGPISGVFHEIISDIVHIDVHVVPATDECPYLRLVTSGMSDLPMAVPDEVDAPRHMELMVTLPADWPITQDAFEDERNYWPVRLLKTLARLPHEYDTWLGFGHTIPNGHPSEPYAPGVGFDGAIVLPPVTTPDDFGTLALEDGTTIEFMAIVPLYPEEMDLKLKKDSETLLDRFDAKNIQDVIQPGRTNVAKKRFGLF; encoded by the coding sequence ATGACCATTGAAGTAGACGACGTCAGCCCGGGCGGCAGCCCGATCCTCGTGCACAGCCGCGAGAAGGACTTCACCCCGGCCCAGGGGGAGTCGCACATCGAGGAGATCAGCGCGCACATCGAGCGCCATCTGGGCCCGATCTCCGGCGTCTTCCATGAAATCATCTCCGATATCGTGCACATCGACGTGCATGTGGTGCCCGCCACCGACGAGTGCCCGTACCTGCGGCTGGTGACCTCGGGCATGAGCGACCTGCCGATGGCCGTGCCCGACGAGGTGGACGCCCCCCGGCACATGGAACTGATGGTGACCCTGCCGGCGGATTGGCCGATCACCCAGGATGCCTTCGAGGATGAGCGCAACTATTGGCCGGTGCGCCTGCTGAAGACCCTGGCGCGGCTGCCGCACGAGTACGACACCTGGCTGGGCTTCGGCCACACCATTCCCAACGGCCATCCGTCCGAGCCCTATGCACCGGGCGTGGGGTTCGATGGGGCCATCGTGCTGCCGCCGGTCACGACCCCGGACGACTTCGGCACGCTGGCGCTGGAAGACGGCACCACCATCGAGTTCATGGCGATCGTGCCGCTGTACCCGGAAGAGATGGACCTGAAGCTGAAAAAGGACTCGGAAACCCTGCTGGATCGCTTCGATGCGAAGAACATCCAGGATGTCATCCAGCCGGGGCGCACCAATGTGGCCAAGAAGCGTTTCGGCCTGTTCTAG